Genomic window (Flavobacteriales bacterium):
AAAGAAGGCTATAGGTCCTCTGAATTGGGCTCAGGCAGTCACTTTGGGCTCTCTCCTACTCATCCCAGCCTGCTACCTGCTCATTCTTGAGAACTACCTGATCGCGGGTCTGCTCATTGTTCTTTTCGTGATGATCGCATTCGTGCTGGTGAAGAACGGAGTGGAAGTGGACAAAGAAGAAGCGTCTGTTAGGCCTGCTGGAGAATCTCCCAATAAGTGGAGGGACCGGATGATCGTCTTATTGATCTTCATGTTGATCAATGTGACCTTTTGGGCCTTCTTTGAGCAAGCGGGTACTTCGCTTACACTCTTTGCCGATAGATGTGTGGACCGGACCATAGGTTCATGGACCATGCCGGCATCCATGACCCAATTCTTCAATCCTCTGTTCATCATCATTTTCGGATCCATATTCTCCGTGATGTGGGTCAAGCTGAGCAAGATCGGGAAGAACCCGAGTATTCCTATGAAATTTGCATACGGTATCGCTCAATTGGGATTGGGATTCTTGGTCACCTTGATAGGACTGCAGTTTGCAGATGCCGATTTCCAAGTGCCGCTCTTGACCTTGGTATTCCTATATCTCTTGCATACCACAGGGGAATTGTTCCTCTCTCCCATCGGTCTTTCCATGGTCACCAAACTCGCCCCATCCCGTATATCAGGAACAGCCATGGGTGCTTGGTTCTTGAGTTTTGCCATGGCCAACTATCTAGGCGGTGTGATCGCTTCGTTGATGGGCGGTCACGGTGGCGGAGAACAGCTGACCGGTGAGGCCGGACTCAATGCCTATACAGATGTCTTTTCCACTATCGGATTCATCTGTCTGGGGCTGGCTCTGACCATTGCTCTCTTCAATAAACCCCTGAAGAAATTGATGCACGGGGTCGATTGACCTCCGGCTCATTGCATCACAAAATATCAAGGTCGGACTTTATCATGGTCCGACCTTTGATTTTTCATCTCGGCATGAAACTTGCCTTTATCACATCTCGTTAAATTAGGAGCATGAAGCACTCACTCATTCTACTCGTATTCCTCATTCCACTTCTCAGTATAGCCCAAGAGAAATCGATCAATTGGGTCACCATAGAAGAAGCTCAAGAATTGGTCAAGGAGGAGCCCCGCAAGATCATGATGGACGTTTACACGCACTGGTGTGGTCCATGTAAGATGATGATGCGCAATACCTTCACCAATCCCGATGTCATCGAGTACATCAATGCAAATTATTACGCAGTGAAATTCAATGCGGAATCTGCTGACCCCGTCACCTTCAAGGATGTGGAGTACACCAACCCCAATTTCGATCCCAACCGGAAGGGGCGTAATGGAGTGCACCAGTTCACCCGCTATATGGGTGTGAAGGCCTATCCGACCATCGTCTACCTGGATGAGAATATGACCCGCCTGACCAATGTCTCTGGATATAAGACACCTACTGGCCTAGAACTCATGCTGAAGTTCATCGCTGAGGAGAAATACAAGGAGGTGAAGACCCAAGAAGAATGGAATGACTACCAGGCCGAATTCACTCCTGAATTCAAAGAGTGACCACGGCCGACCAATGATACCTGAGCGGGTCTATCGATCCGCTTTCTTTTTTACCTTTAGCAGCCTATCTGATGGAAACCTTGTCGAATAAAGATATCACCCAAAAAGAAACAATGAGCGAAACCGCGAAGATCATCCTAGATGGTCAAGAATATGAACTTCCTGTAGTGGAAGGGTCTGAAAATGAAAAGGCTGTAGACATCACGAAATTCAGGGGAACCACAGGATATATCACCTTGGACTCTGGCTTCAAGAACACTGGAGCTACGCGGAGCGCCATCACATTTCTGGACGGTGAAAAAGGAATTCTTAGATATCGCGGATATCCCATAGAGCAACTGGCAGAGAAATCCACATTCCTCGAAGTGGCCTGTCTTCTTCTCTACGGAGAGTTGCCCAATGAGAAACAACTGACCTATTTCGAAGACAGCATACGCATGCACACCCTCGTACATGAGGATATGCGTAGATTCTTCGAAGCCTTCCCTACTGGGGCTCACCCGATGGGTATCCTCTCTACCATGATCAGTTCGCTGTCCACTTTCTACCCGGAGAGTCAGCGCCCTAACAGACCGATGGAGGATATCGAGTTGACCATGCACCGGCTTATAGCCAAGCTACCTACTCTGGCGGCTATGGCCTACAAGTTTGCAAAAGGTCAGCCGACCATGTACCCCAAGAACGATTTGAACTATGTAGATAATTTCCTCTACATGATGTTCGGTCTACCTACCGAGGAGTATGAGGTCGATCCTGTGATTGCTGATGCTCTGAACAAACTCCTTATCCTTCATGCCGACCACGAGCAGAATTGCTCTGCTTCGACCGTGCGGATCGTAGGATCATCACAGGCCAATCTATATTCCTCTATCTCGGCCGGTGTCGCTGCCCTATGGGGGCCTCTTCATGGAGGAGCCAACCAAGCGGTGATCGAGATGCTGGAAATGATCAAAGCCGATGGTGGAGATATGCAGAAGTGGGTGGACAAGGCCAAGGACAAGAGCGATAGCTTCCGTCTAATGGGCTTTGGTCACCGTGTCTACAAGAATTTCGACCCACGTGCTAAGATCATCAAGGTGGCTTGCGATAATGTCCTAGATAAACTGGGTGTGGATGACCCTATCCTGGATCTAGCGAAGAAATTGGAAGCAGTAGCTCTGCAAGACGAGTATTTCGTAGAAAGAGGTCTCTATCCGAATGTGGATTTCTACTCAGGTATCATATATAAAGCACTGGGTATCCCCACTGAGATGTTCACGGTGATGTTCGCAATAGGAAGGCTTCCTGGGTGGATTGCCCAATGGAAAGAGATGATCGAGAGAAGGGACCCGATCGGTCGCCCTCGCCAGATCTATATTGGTGCCAATGAGCGCGACTACGTACCTATGAGTGATCGTACGTGATAGCTCTATAAAGCGATTACATTCTATATTTGCATCCCCGTTCTTAGAAATGGGAAAATGGTGGTTGTAGTTCAGTTGGTTAGAACGCCTGATTGTGGTTCAGGAGGTCGTGGGTTCGAGTCCCATCTTCCACCCTCAAGAGACAAGAAGCCTGGCATATTTGCCGGGCTTTCTTATTTATATTCTCCGAGCAATGAAGCTGTATTCCGATTGATTCATGCATAGGTGTCTATAGTCTGAACATTTGAGCGGTTTCCTCGTATCCTTATTTTGGTGCTATTCAATGAACAATCCCCAAGGGAATTGAAGATATCCGATCTCCAAAAAGCCTTTTTCAGACCGGTGGACATAGCATCTTCCGTAGTCTATCGTATATGGTTCGGAATCATCATGCTCTATGAGGTCTACCGCTACTTCAAGTACGACTGGATCAGTCGATACTGGATAGAACCCGCCAACAATTTCACGTACTGGCCATTTGACTTCGTCAAGCCGCTGCCGGGTGAGACGATGTACTATGTTTTCTA
Coding sequences:
- a CDS encoding peptide MFS transporter: MESSDGFQGHPRGLMTLFFSEMWERFCYYGMRVLLTLYLVKSLLIGDSEAALIYGAYTGLVYAAPILGGRMADRYLGYRYAVILGGILMAIGEFLILGGNKQMLLIGMGALIIGNGYFKANISTIVGKLYREGDPRRDSGFTIFYIGINVGAFLATTVVAYIGETHGFHYGFGLAGIGMLLGILIFYTQRHTFAAAPGLEITEEGKKKAIGPLNWAQAVTLGSLLLIPACYLLILENYLIAGLLIVLFVMIAFVLVKNGVEVDKEEASVRPAGESPNKWRDRMIVLLIFMLINVTFWAFFEQAGTSLTLFADRCVDRTIGSWTMPASMTQFFNPLFIIIFGSIFSVMWVKLSKIGKNPSIPMKFAYGIAQLGLGFLVTLIGLQFADADFQVPLLTLVFLYLLHTTGELFLSPIGLSMVTKLAPSRISGTAMGAWFLSFAMANYLGGVIASLMGGHGGGEQLTGEAGLNAYTDVFSTIGFICLGLALTIALFNKPLKKLMHGVD
- a CDS encoding thioredoxin fold domain-containing protein — translated: MKHSLILLVFLIPLLSIAQEKSINWVTIEEAQELVKEEPRKIMMDVYTHWCGPCKMMMRNTFTNPDVIEYINANYYAVKFNAESADPVTFKDVEYTNPNFDPNRKGRNGVHQFTRYMGVKAYPTIVYLDENMTRLTNVSGYKTPTGLELMLKFIAEEKYKEVKTQEEWNDYQAEFTPEFKE
- a CDS encoding citrate synthase encodes the protein MSETAKIILDGQEYELPVVEGSENEKAVDITKFRGTTGYITLDSGFKNTGATRSAITFLDGEKGILRYRGYPIEQLAEKSTFLEVACLLLYGELPNEKQLTYFEDSIRMHTLVHEDMRRFFEAFPTGAHPMGILSTMISSLSTFYPESQRPNRPMEDIELTMHRLIAKLPTLAAMAYKFAKGQPTMYPKNDLNYVDNFLYMMFGLPTEEYEVDPVIADALNKLLILHADHEQNCSASTVRIVGSSQANLYSSISAGVAALWGPLHGGANQAVIEMLEMIKADGGDMQKWVDKAKDKSDSFRLMGFGHRVYKNFDPRAKIIKVACDNVLDKLGVDDPILDLAKKLEAVALQDEYFVERGLYPNVDFYSGIIYKALGIPTEMFTVMFAIGRLPGWIAQWKEMIERRDPIGRPRQIYIGANERDYVPMSDRT